In Pseudomonas glycinae, the DNA window GGCCGGCGATCTGTACCTGGTGGAAGTCAGAAAAATCCTGACCCAGGTCGAGATGTCGACCCATTACCTGCGTTCCTACGGCGGCGAGACCGAAGTCCTGCGCGTCTCCACGCCCTCGACCTTCGGCGCCCGCTGGCTGGTGCCGCGCCTCAAGGGCTGGCGTCTGCGTCATCCATCGATCCATCTGGACTTGTGCAACGAGCAGGAGGCCGATGACCTGCTGCAAGGGCGCAGCGACCTGGCGTTCTATTTCGGCCAGGGCTCACGCCCCGGCACCGAATGCCTGAAGCTGTTCGGCGAAGAACTGGTGCCGGTCTGCGCGCCGAGCAGCCTGCCGGAGACTCCGTTGACTGATCCAACGCAACTCACCGATCTGGTCCTGCTGCAGAATGCTTCGCGCCCGCAAGCGTGGCACGACTGGTTCGACAGCCAGGGCTACCAGACCGAACACAGCTACCACGGCCCGCGCTTCGAAACCTTTTATATGTGCATCCGCGCCGCCCAGGTCGGCTGCGGCGTCGCCCTGCTGCCGAGGTTTCTGGTGGAAGAGGAATTGGCCGACGGCAAACTGGTCATTCCCTGGCAGCATGCAATGCCCAGCACCGATGCGTATTACCTGGCTTATCCGGAACACGCGGCGGAAGTGCCCAAGGTGCGGGATTTCGTGAAGTGGATGCTGGAGCAGATCGACAGTCCGGTTTGAAGTTGTATTCAGTCCCTGTGGAAGCGGCGGTGCGGCGGTCCGACTTGCCCGCGAAGACGGCATCACATGCAACATTGATGTTGATCCTGCCGACGCTTTCGCGGGCAAGCCCGCTCCCACAGGGATCTGTGGCGGTCAAAAAATCGCTGGCAATCCCCACCCCGGATATGCGCCACTAGCGCCATTGATTGATACCGCGCCAGAGCGCGGCCCGCCTGGAGACCCCGTTATGAGCGAGAGTGTGTTTGCCGATCGCATCGTGCAGAACCTGCTCGACACCGACTTCTACAAACTGACGATGATGCAGGCGGTGCTGCACAACTACCCCAACGTCGAAGTCGAATGGGAGTTTCGTTGCCGTAACAGTGAAGATCTGCGCCCGTATCTGGCGGAGATCCGCTTCCAGGTCGAGCGTCTGGCCGAGTTGAGCCTGAGCGCCGATCAGTTGAGTTTCCTGGAGCGCATCAGCTTCCTCAAGCCTGACTTCCTGCGTTTCCTCGGCCTGTTCCGCTTCAACCTGCGCTACCTGCACACCGGTATCGAGAACGGCGAGTTGTTCATCCGCCTGCGCGGGCCGTGGCTGCATGTGATTCTGTTCGAAGTGCCGCTGCTGGCGATCGTCAGCGAAGTGCGCAACCGCTATCGCTACCGTGAAACGGTGCTGGAACAGGCCCGCGAACAGCTGTATCGCAAGTTCGACTGGTTGACCGCCAACGCCTCGGCCGAAGAGTTGTCGCAGTTGCAGGTCGCCGACTTCGGCACACGTCGCCGGTTTTCCTACCGCGTGCAGGAAGAAGTGGTAAACGTGCTCAAACACGATTTCCCCGGACGCTTCGTCGGCACCAGCAACGTGCATCTGTCCCGCGAACTGGACATGAAACCGCTGGGCACCATGGCCCACGAGTGGATCATGGCCCACCAGCAACTCGGCCCGCGATTGATCGACAGCCAGATCGCCGCCCTCGATTGCTGGGTTCGCGAGTACCGCGGCCTGCTGGGGATCGCCCTCACAGACTGCATCACTACCGATGCCTTCCTCGGCGATTTCGATCTGTTCTTCGCCAAGCTGTTCGACGGTCTGCGCCACGATTCCGGGGACCCGGTGCTGTGGGGCGAAAAATGCATCGCCCACTATCACAAGCTCGGCATCGACCCGATGAGCAAGACGTTGGTGTTCTCCGACAGCCTGACCCTGCCCAAGTCGCTGGAGATCTTCCGTGCGTTGCGCGGCCGGATCAATGTCAGCTTCGGCATCGGCACCAACCTGACCTGTGACATTCCGGGTGTCGAACCGATGAGCATCGTGCTTAAAATGACCGCCTGCAACGGCCAACCGGTGGCAAAGATCTCCGACGAGCCGGGCAAGACCCACTGCAAAGACCCGAATTTCGTCGCCTATTTGCGACACGTTTTCCAGGTTCCTGCCGTTTCCAGCCTTTCCAGCAAGGAGTGAATTCATGCAAGCCGTACAGCGTGAGATTGCTGAACAGCTCAACGTTCAGCCGCCGTTCGCCGATGACCAGGCCCTCGAAGCGGAAGTCGCCCGCCGCATCAGCTTCATCCAGGATTGCCTGACCAGTTCCGGACTCAAGACCCTGGTGCTGGGTATCAGCGGCGGGGTCGATTCCCTGACCGCCGGCCTTCTGGCCCAGCGTGCGATGCGCGAGTTGCGCGAGCGCACTGGTGACGAGGCCTACAAGTTCATCGCCGTGCGCCTGCCGTATGACGTGCAGTTCGATGAACACGACGCCCAGGCCTCGGTGGACTTCATCGCCCCGGACGAACGCCACACCGTCAACATCGGCCCGGCGGTCAAATCCCTGGCCAGCGAAGTCGCAGCCTTCGAAGGCAAGCACGCGGTGTCGGTGGATTTCGTGCTCGGCAACACCAAGGCGCGGATGCGCATGGTCGCCCAGTACACCATCGCCGGCGCGGCCCATGGCCTGGTGATCGGCACCGACCATGCGGCGGAAGCGGTGATGGGTTTCTTCACCAAGTTCGGTGACGGCGCCTGCGATCTGGCACCACTGAGCGGCCTGGTGAAGAACCAGGTCCGCGCCATCGCCCGCAGCTTCGGCGCACCGGAATCGCTGGTGGAAAAAGTGCCGACGGCGGATCTGGAAGACCTGTCGCCGGGCAAGCCGGACGAGGCGTCCCACGGCGTGACCTACGCCGAGATCGACGCCTTCCTGCACGGCGAGCCGGTGCGTCAGGAAGCGTTCGACATCATCGTCAACACGTACAAGAAGACTCATCACAAACGCGTGATGCCGTTTGCGCCGTGATCGGTGAGTGAATGAAAAAGCCCGCTGAGGCGTGATCCTCAGCGGGCTTTTCTTTGAACAGGATTCAATGGCAAATTTAACGGGCTTTTGCCGGAACCACCCTGAATGCCCAAGGGGACGAGATTCCACCACCAGCAGTTATCGTTCTAATGGTGTGAACCTTTTCAGCCAGATTCGAAATCTTAGCCGTGTAGATTCCATTCGAGTCGGCCGTGAATGAAGACAGGTCCTTTTCGTAGTCGACTACTTTTCCTTTTTCACCTGGGTTTGCCGTACCGACAACCGTTAACGATGTATCAGTCGTCTGCTCGTGGTTATGAATCAACTGCCCGCTCTCTCCCCAAAGAAACTGAATAGTTGGCGTCACGCTGTTCACGATCACAACGATCCAGGGTCTGGACTCAACACCATCGCTTCCTACCACTGTGAAGTGATGCACCCCTACCGACAGTCCGTTCAACAAAGCGCTCCAGTGCGCATTTGCATCAATGTTCAGTGTGGCTACCAGAATTCCGTTATCCAGAAGACTGACTGTTGTATTTGCCTCTCCCTCGCCTACAAAGCTCATATCGACAAACGTAGTGCTTCCACCATCTTCGATGACGCCTCCGTCGGGATCGTTTATCCACAAAATTGCGGCGTGCGGGCGCAGTACCATATGAACGATGTATGGATCAGACACCTGCCCGTCAGTGGTTTCCACGGTGTAGGAATGCGGCCCGTTTACCTGATCTTTAATGATCAAACTGAAGTGGCGATTGTGATCAACATTTACCGGGAAATGCTTTGGGACACCGTTGTCGAAAAGCTGCGCCTTTTGATTGGGAGCAGCGGAACCAACAATAGACAAATCTGGATTTGTGCTTACCCCGCCATTTTCGATGGATTCACCACTGCCATTGGTAAATGTCTCAATGACGGTTCCGCTCGTCACATTACTTCTGTTCGGATCCTGAACCAACGTACGCTGCTGGGGCAATTTCTCTTGATCGGTCATACGAAAACTCCTTTTTCGGAATGGATGCGCACAGTCATCTGAGCGCCCCCTCATTCGAGGCGTCTTCGAAATTCGCGTCTACTGTCAGAAATTACAGGTTCGAGGGTAATTCAGACCAACGGCCATGATCAGAAAAATGAGGTAGTAGGTGCAGATTTGATCAGCAGAAAAAACGCCGCTGCAATCACTTGCAGCGGCGCCTTTCGCGTTATCCGTGAACCGAATTACTTCAGGGTCACGGTGCCTTTCATCATCGAGATGTGGCCCGGGAACGAGCAGAAGAAGCCGTACTTCTCGTCAGCCTTGAGCTTGGACACGTCGATGGTCAACGAGTCGGTTTCCTTGGCGCCGATGATCTTGGTGTGAGCGATAACGCGCTCATCACCGTCCTTCAGGTAGTTCTTGTCGATGCCGGCGGCCAGGCCGTCGGTAGCGATCGGCTGCATGTCGGCTTCTTTACTGATCACCAGGTTGTGGCCCATGACGTTCTTCGGCAGGCTGCCGGAGTGGGTCAGTTCGACGGTGAAGGTCTTGCAGCTCTTGTCGATTTCGATGGCCTTGGTGTTGAAGGACATCTGGTCGGTGGAATCAACGGTGGTTTTGCACTCGGCAGCCATCAATTGGCTGCTGGCCAGCGCCAGCAGGGATACCGCAACAACTTTGGAAAACATGGTGAATCTCCAAGGCAGGGTTAACAAAAACACGAATGGTTGGAAGACTGCCTGAAATCTTCGCAAGTTCCTATGACTTGAGTCAAAAATTGTATACAACTTTCAGGCTATGACACTCATCGAAACAATCTAACAGCCAGACGTTTGGCCGGGCCGTATCTTCAGGGCTCAACGTTCATCTGGAGCATCCGTCATGTCCTTCAATAGCCTGTTGTGCAGTCTGCTCGCCGCCTACGCCTGTGGTGCGAGCGGCACCTGTGAAACCCCGAAACGCGAAGTCTAGTCCTTGGATCGAGACCCGCCAGCCTTTACCCTGTGCGACTGATCGACACAGGAGCAAGGCATGTCTCTCACATCCGTTTGTGTATTTTGCGGTGCCAACGCCGGCACCACTCCGGCGTACACCGAAGCGGCCATCGCCCTCGGTACCGCCATTGCCGAGCGTAAGCTGACGCTGGTTTACGGCGGCGGGGCTGTCGGCCTGATGGGGATTGTCGCCGACGCTGCGCTGGCGGCCGGTGGCGAAGTGATCGGCATCATCCCGCAGAGCCTGATGGACAAGGAAATCGGTCACAAGAGCCTGACCCGCCTGGAAGTGGTCGACGGCATGCACGCGCGCAAAGCGCGGATGGCCGAACTCAGCGATGCGTTCATCGCCCTGCCCGGTGGCCTCGGCACCCTGGAAGAGCTGTTCGAAGTGTGGACCTGGGGCCAGCTCGGCTACCACGGCAAGCCGCTCGGCCTGCTGGAAGTGAACGGTTTCTACAGCAAACTCACTGCATTTCTCGATCACATCGTCGGCGAAGGCTTCGTTCGCGCGCCACACCGTGACATGCTGCAAGTGAGCGAATCGCCGCAAACGCTGCTCGAAGCCCTCGATCAATGGCAGCCGACCGTCACGCCAAAGTGGGTCGACCAGAAACCCGGTTAACCCCCGGGCACCGATACAGGGCAGAATACGCGCCGCTCAACCTCACCTTCGACCCCAGAGGATCGCCCATGGCCAAACCCAATTACTCCTTCGCCAAACGTCAACGTGACCTGGCCAAGGAACAGAAGAAAGAGGAAAAGCTTCAGCGCAAGAAACAGATGGCTGAAGAAGCGGCACTGAATCCTGACGGTGAAGTGGCGACCGATGATGATGTTGAGGCACCGAAAGACCAGGCACCCGACGCCTGAGCAAATTGCTGAAACCTAGAACACAATCCCTGTGGGAGCGGGCTTGCTCGCGAAAGCGTCGTGACATTCACTATGGATGTGACTGAAAAATTGCTTTCGCGAGCAAGCCCGCTCCCACATTTGATCTTCACTCCTCCAGCGGCAACACAGTGACGCGAACTTCCGGGTCGTGATTGCCACCACCCAGAATCACCCCGCGCAACGGCGAGACATCGGAGAAATCCCGGCCCCAGGCCAGGGTGATGTGCTCCAGCGCCGGCTGCACGTTATTCGTCGGATCGAAATCCACCCAGCCCAGCACCGGGCAAAACACCGAAACCCAGGCATGGGACGCATCGGCGCCGATCAACCGTGGCTGCCCCGGTGGCGGTTGGGTCAGCAGGTAACCGCTGATGTAACGCGCCGCCAGCCCGCGTGAGCGCACACAGGCAAGCATCAGATGCGCAAAGTCCTGACAGACCCCGCGCCGTCGCTCCAGCACTTCCACCAATGGCGTCGCGACTTGCGTCGCTTCGGCGTCGAAGGTGAATTCGCTGAAGATCTTCTGCATCAAGGCCTGCACACCCAGCATCAACGGTCTGCCGGCCGGGAAACAGCTCTCCGAGAACTCGACGAAGCTGCGCTTGAGATGCACGTAAGGCGACTGGAATCGATAGCGACAGGCTTCCAGCAAAGAGGCGGACAGCGGTTGACTGCTGTAAGTCAGCGCGTTGCGCGTCAACTCCCAGGCCGGTGACTGCTGGAAATCCACCACGGGTCGCGCCAGCACTTCCACCGTCAGCCGTGCGTTGACCTGCAATTCATCGTGCGGCCGTTCGAAGGCGAGGCGAGTCAGCGGATTGCCGAACACATCCTGCTCGTCACGGCGGGTGGTCGGCTCCGGACTGATCAGCAGTTGTTGCTCGGTGCAACGCTGCCACTCGCATTCGCGCGGCCACAGGTGCGCCAGTTGCTGGGCCAGGGACACCGGGCTGTCGTAGCGATAGCACGTGTCGTGAAGGATCTGGTAATGGGCGCTCATCAGACGGACACCGTGCGCTGGCTGACATCATCGACATGGGCGAAATGGCGCAGGGCCAGACGATCCGACACCTGACTGCTGGCGTCGGCGATCTCCTGCAGCAGATCCGCCAGACCGTCGAGGGCCGCGCGCACGCTGGGTTCGCCGAACAGCGGATTCTCCAGACAGCTCAGATCGAAACGCGCCAGACGCTCGACCAGCGTCGGCAATCCTGCCTCCCTCGGCACTCCGAAGTCATCATTCAAACGCTTGAGGGTGCGAGTCACCAGTTTCAACTGGAACAGCACCGCATGGGGGTTCTGCTCATCCAGCAGCAACAGGTCGAGCACCGGAATCAACTGCGCCACCGCCAGATAACGCGAGCGATAGGTGATGCTGCTGTTGCCCAGCTCCAATAACCACTCAAGCCCGGCCTGATCGAACGCCCCGGCGCCGCGCAGAAAACCCGCAAGGCTGCTGCTGAGAAATTGCAGGCGCTCGATTCGCCGGCCGATCATCAGGAAGCGCCAGCCTTCGTCGCGGGTCATGTCGTCGAGGGCAAACCCGGACAGCGCCGCCAGCGACATCACCAGCCGGTTTAGAAAATCCAGCAGCTCGCCGAAGTCTGGCTCGTCGGTATCCAGTTCCGTCGCCTCGCGCTGCAACTCCACCAACGCCTGCCAGTTCTCCCGCGAGAGCTTGCCGCGCACCTGCGAGGCTGCCCACTGCAAGCGTTGCAGGTTGGAGCGCAGGCTGAACGACCAGTCCTCGCCGAGCAATGCCGCGAGCAAGCGTTCCGGCAGTTCACCTTCGTCCGGCAGCAGCATCAGTCGCTCGCCCAGATCCACAGCGGCCTGCAAGGCTTGTGGGTCATCGCCGTCGACGTAGCGCGCGAGCATGATCCGCAACAGCCGTGCGCTGTCGTCGCAACGCTCGCAGTAACGGCCGAACCAGAACAGGTTTTCCACCACCCGCGACGGCAGATACGGATCGCGTCGCACCAGGTCGGGCACGCCGATATTGCGCTGGGCTTTCCACTGCTCACCGCTCGGCGGCCGATCCCCCAGCACCCAGGTGTCCTTGCTCGCACCACCGCGCTGCATCGACACCACTTCGGCATCGGCTTCGGCCGCGACCCGGGTCAGGCCACCGGGCAACACCCGATAACCGTCGTGACTGGCCACCGCGTACATGCGCATGCCGATCGCCCGGGGTTGCAGTTGCCCGTCCTCGGGCTGCCAGATCGGCGCCTGAGACAGCTGCGCGAGTTCTTGCGCGACATACGCATAAGGCCGTGCCTGCATGCGCGCGGCGAGACTTTCACGCTGTTTTTCGCTCAGATCCCGACCAAATACCGGTGTAAAGCTTTGCGACGGGAACGCCGGTTTGATCAGCAGCTCCGGCAATTTTTCCAGGGCCTGGGCCAGCACCGGCGCTTCGCCGCACCACCACGTGGCGATGGACGGCAGGATCAGCTCTTCGCCGAACAGGTACTGATTGATCTTTGGCAGGAACCCCAGCAGCCCCGGCGACTCCAGTACGCCACTGCCCAGCGCATTGGCCACCAGCACCCGGCCCTGACGCACCGCCTCCAGCAGTCCGGGAACGCCCAGCGCCGAATCCGTACGCAATTCCAGCGGATCGCAGAAGTCATCGTCGAGCCGGCGCATGATCGCGTGCACCCGGCGCAGGCCACTGAGGGTTTTCAGGTAGACCGTGGCATCACGCACCGTCAGGTCACCGCCCTCCACCAGCGGATAACCAAGCTGGCGTGCGAGATAAAGGTGCTCGAAATAGCTCTCGTTGAAACGCCCCGGGGTGAGCAGCACCACCAGCGGCGCGTCATCGTCGCACGGGGCCTGACGGGCCAGAGTTTCCTGCAGGGTGCGGAAGAAGCCGGCCAGATGCTGCACTTTCAGATCCCGATACAACTCGGGGAAGGCGCGGGACACGATGGTGCGATTTTCCAGCGCATACCCGGCACCCGATGGTGCCTGAGTGCGATCCGCCGTCACCCACCAGCGCCCGTCCGGCGTGCGCGCCAGATCCACGGCATACAGATGCAGAAAGGCCCCGTCCGGTGGCGCAATGCCCTGACAGGGCCAGAGAAAATTGTTGTGGCCGAACACCAGCTCCGCCGGCAACAAGCCTTCGCGGATCAACTGCTGCGGGCCATACAGGTCCGCCAGCACCGCATTGAGCAGCCGCGCGCGCTGGGCGATTCCGGCAGACAACTGTTGCCACTCGTCAGCGGCGATCACGTGGGGCAGCAGATCCAGCTCCCACGGACGATCAGCGCCTTTGGGGTCAGCATAGACGTTGTAGGTAACGCCGTTTTCCTGAATCTGCCGGGTCAGCAACGCCTGACGCTGCACCAGTTGCGCCGGGGTGCTGCGCTGCAATTGGTCGACCAGTCGCCGCCAGTGCGGGCGCACCGCCCCGCTGTCGTCGAGCAGTTCGTGATAGGTGCCCGCCGTCAGCGGGTAGCGGTCAAGCAGGTCAGGCATGGAAAGCTCGGCAGCCGGCAAGGAACGGTCAGACTAACGCAGGCACATGACGCCCGGATATACGAAAAATCCGGGCGTCGCGTACGACTTAGAAACGTCGTAAATCGAGTGTCATCGGCAGCTCGTCGGAGATTGTCAGGTTCGGTATCGGAAGCTTCCCCGGCGTATGTCCGATGCGGAAGAAACGCGCCATGCGCCGGCTCTCCGCTTCGTTGGCATTGACCGGCAGCGTTTCGTAATTGCGCCCGCCCGGATGAGCGACGTGGTACTGGCAACCGCCCAGCGAGCGCTGCATCCAGGTATCGAGCAAGTCGAATACCAGTGGCGCATGCACCGGGATCGTCGGTTGCAGGCAATTGGCCGGGTGCCACGCGCGGAAACGCACACCCGCGACAAACTCGCCAACCCGTCCGGTCGGTTGCAGCGGCACCGGGATGCCATTGCAGGTCAGCAGATAGCGCTGCGGCGGCAGCCCCGTGAGTTTGACCTGCAAGCGCTCCAGCGATGAGTCGACGTAGCGCACCGTACCGCCCGCTGCGCCCTCCTCGCCCAGCACATGCCAGGGTTCGAGAGCCTGGCGCAATTCCAGCTCGATGCCGTTGACGGCGTAATCGCCGACTTTGGGAAAGCGGAATTCCAGATGAGCCGCAAACCATTCGGCACGCAGGGGGTAACCGGCACTGTTGAGCTCGACGATGACGTCGGCGAAGTCCTGCTCGATGAAGTGCGGCAGCATGAAGCGGTCGTGCAGCTCCGTACCCCAGCGCGCCAGTTTCGGCGGCGCATAGGGCTCGCGCCAGAACCGCGCCACCAGCGCTCGCAACAACAGCTGCTGCGCCAGGCTCATGCGCGCATGGGGTGGCATCTCGAAACCACGCAACTCCAGCAACCCGAGGCGCCCGGTGGCGCCATCCGGTGAATACAGCTTGTCGATGCAGAACTCGGCGCGATGGGTGTTGCCGGTAACGTCGATCAGCAGATTGCGCAACAGCCGATCCACCAGCCATGGGGCACACTCTTCTCCCGGCGCCGGCATCTGCGCGAAAGCGATTTCCAGCTCATACAGCGCATCGTTGCGCGCTTCATCGACTCGCGGCGCCTGAGAGGTCGGGCCGATGAACAGCCCGGAAAACAGGTAGGACAGCGACGGATGGTTGTGCCAATAACTGATCAGGCTGCGCAGCAGATCCGGACGGCGCAAGAACGGCGAGTCCGCCGGCGTCGCGCCACCGAGCACGAAATGGTTGCCGCCGCCGGTGCCGGTGTGCCGCCCGTCGACCATGAATTTCTCGGTGGACAGTCGGGTCTGGCGCGCTTCTTCGTACAGAAATTCGGTGCGCTCGACCAACTCGTCCCACGTCGCCGACGGCTGCACGTTGACCTCTATGACGCCGGGATCCGGGGTGATGCGAAAGTTGCTCAGGCGCGGATCGCTCGGCGGCTCATAGCCCTCCAGCAATACCGGACAATGCAGCTCCTCGGCGGTGGCTTCGATGGCCGCGACCAGTTCCAGATAGTCCTCGACCCGCTCCAGCGGCGGCATGAACAGGTACAACCGGCCTTCCCGGGCCTCGGCGCAGAAGGCGGTGCGGGTCAGCCAGTCGGCGGACTCGTCGATTTTCGGCACACGATCGTACGCCGGAGCCGGCTCACCGTGTTGGTTGAGCTGCGCTGTTTCGGGCAGCTCGGGGAAATCCTGATTCGGGTCGTTCGGATGAATGAACGGGTACTCCGCCGCCTTCACCCAGGGCTGTGAACCCAACGGCAGGCGATAGCCCAGCGGTGAATCCCCCGGCACCAACCGGCAATGCTCATCGCGCAGGTACCAGCGCCCGCTCTGCCACTGATCGCCCTTGGCGGTGCGCGCCAGCGGCAGCACCTGGCCGATGATCTTGTCCAACCCCTGACTGAACACCTTGCGCAGTCGCGCACGTTCCAGCGGCTCCTCCAGACGCGAGTCTTCGGCGCTGACGTTGCTCGGCAAGGCGCCCTCGCGCCAGAGGTAATAGAAGTTGTCTTCGTAGGCCGGGAACACGAAGCGTGTCGGCAGTTTCAGGCGTTCGGCGACACTCGCCAGAAAGCGTCCGGCCAGTTCACCTGTGGCGCCGTAATCCTGCTGTTCATCGGCAATCAACGCGTTGTTTTGCCAGACCGGCACACCGTCGCGGCGCCAGTAGCAGTTCAGCGACCAGCGCGGCAGTTGCTCGCCGGGATACCATTTGCCCTGACCGAAATGCACCAGCCCTTTGGGCGCGTAATGCTTGCGCAGGCGCTGGAACAGTTCGGCGGAGAGCCGACGCTTGTCCGGGCCCAGCGCGGCGGTGTTCCACTCGGCGCCATCCGGGTCGTCGATGGACACGAAGGTCGGTTCGCCGCCCATGGTCAGGCGCACATCGCCTTCCAGCAGGTCGGCATCGATCTGCCGGCCCAGCGCCTGGATCGCCAGCCATTGCTCATCGGTGTAGGGCTTGGTGACCCGGGGTGCTTCCCAGATCCGCTCCACGGACATTTCGTGGCTGAACTCACACTCGCAAGGTTCCACCAGACCGCTGATCGGCGCCGCCGAGGACGGATCGGGACTGCAGGCCAGCGGGATATGCCCCTCTCCGGCGAACAGTCCGGAGGTCGCATCAAGGCCGATCCAGCCGGCGCCGGGCAGATACACCTCGCACCACGCGTGCAGGTCGGTGAAGTCCACTTCGGTGCCGGACGGGCCGTCGAGGCTTTTCACATCGGCGGTCAGTTGAATCAGATAACCGGAGACGAAACGCGCCGCCAGCCC includes these proteins:
- a CDS encoding DUF2126 domain-containing protein; amino-acid sequence: MSIHVALHHVTHYRYDRAVELGPQIVRLRPAAHSRTRILSYSLKVSPEQHFINWQQDPQGNYLARLVFPEKTAELRIEVDLLAEMAVFNPFDFFLEPYAEKIPFAYAADERKELAPYLETLPLTPKFKAYLDAIDRTPLPAVDFLVALNQRLSEDINYLIRMEPGVQTPEHTLEHASGSCRDSAWLLVQLLRNLGLAARFVSGYLIQLTADVKSLDGPSGTEVDFTDLHAWCEVYLPGAGWIGLDATSGLFAGEGHIPLACSPDPSSAAPISGLVEPCECEFSHEMSVERIWEAPRVTKPYTDEQWLAIQALGRQIDADLLEGDVRLTMGGEPTFVSIDDPDGAEWNTAALGPDKRRLSAELFQRLRKHYAPKGLVHFGQGKWYPGEQLPRWSLNCYWRRDGVPVWQNNALIADEQQDYGATGELAGRFLASVAERLKLPTRFVFPAYEDNFYYLWREGALPSNVSAEDSRLEEPLERARLRKVFSQGLDKIIGQVLPLARTAKGDQWQSGRWYLRDEHCRLVPGDSPLGYRLPLGSQPWVKAAEYPFIHPNDPNQDFPELPETAQLNQHGEPAPAYDRVPKIDESADWLTRTAFCAEAREGRLYLFMPPLERVEDYLELVAAIEATAEELHCPVLLEGYEPPSDPRLSNFRITPDPGVIEVNVQPSATWDELVERTEFLYEEARQTRLSTEKFMVDGRHTGTGGGNHFVLGGATPADSPFLRRPDLLRSLISYWHNHPSLSYLFSGLFIGPTSQAPRVDEARNDALYELEIAFAQMPAPGEECAPWLVDRLLRNLLIDVTGNTHRAEFCIDKLYSPDGATGRLGLLELRGFEMPPHARMSLAQQLLLRALVARFWREPYAPPKLARWGTELHDRFMLPHFIEQDFADVIVELNSAGYPLRAEWFAAHLEFRFPKVGDYAVNGIELELRQALEPWHVLGEEGAAGGTVRYVDSSLERLQVKLTGLPPQRYLLTCNGIPVPLQPTGRVGEFVAGVRFRAWHPANCLQPTIPVHAPLVFDLLDTWMQRSLGGCQYHVAHPGGRNYETLPVNANEAESRRMARFFRIGHTPGKLPIPNLTISDELPMTLDLRRF